The DNA window ctcccgctgattccggcagcggagcccggggagggttgggagtcctgggaggatttaggggtacctgggagggtttggggatcccaggagggtttgggagtcccgagagtatctgggggtacccgggtgatgccgatgatggtgatggggaccccgtgctgggtataaatttcatgatggattcctgggggggttttgtatatctccagggtttttcgggttccgatggatttttggggggttcccaggggggttttcaggattcccaaagggggggattgggcaatcccagggggaacccaaggctggtttggggtacctgccggtgacagagatggggaccccctgccaggtacgaaccttctcaggggggtctggggtgtgctgggaggtcttgtgggaatttggATGtcctggaagggtttggggggtgtctgtgtggggtttttgcggtcttgaggaatttttggagggcccagggatggttttggggtcccggggaggttggggtgtcctggaggtttgggggttcccaggaaGGTTTGGGGcttcctgggcaatgccggtgacagagctgggaccccaaGCCGGgaatgaaccttctcactgcgcacaGGCAGCGTCCGCGTGTcctgggagatcctgggggacccgggggaccccaaatgctcagggacccccccaaactcccctcaccgctggatctgctgcaggcaggggggcaccagcactcggcccccacccccaccatcacagggggctgtggaagaaatctgggggtgcacggacaggtcggggggacccccaaagtcctgggaaagggggaacacaggggaactcccaggaatccccactgggggcttaggggagatccaggaggagtttgggcgagcttaattgtgtcactatcgtcaggaaaggggactccaagggtccccggtgtccccattcccagcaaaaggtgggaaaacccgggctggctgggaataggggtcccgggtgtcctcggtgttgagtAAAGGAGGGtctgggcactgggaaaggcaggaataggggtccagggtgtctctgggtgaaggagaagggggctctgggggctggaaaggcggcatggccgggaaaggggtgcagggctcccggggcctggggctgctcccagcaggagcccagttgctcccagttcttccccattatgatacaatttgcccccagcactgtccccgaTGTTCCCAGAGCCATCCAGTgagttcccagttctcccagttgcccctaaaatagtcccagtcactcccagtacgatcccagtctctcccagcagggccccagtcactcacccttgtccccagttgcccccagcgtggtcccagttacccccagcacatttctagtggctcccagtgtgtcccagtcctagtgcttgttctggtgctttccatgaactgattgaaatcttgatttatgaaccaatgcactagatgtggaatcctctacactgaactcagaaacaaactccctctgtcagagcattttcatcttctagatcactttcaagatgcccatggggatgttgcaatgattatcacacagctctccatttctggctgcaggctctgcagattctttctctgcattcagtcaggcttgcattccctgacaattcctggtagcccgtcatggtttcttagggcagaacagtaacaatgaaaaccttaccaatggcacaactgcccagcccacaaggaaaagaaagaacaagctgtcaagttcttcaaacatttgtcctgctgtgctgcaagagttgagctgcacacaaggtgtggaaagcctagagaagctgcagctggtggcacatcttgtgacagaagctgcacctcgttctccaggaaaggttcctggaaagagcaaacaggagtgtggagaagattctgggaaaactgaaacagcttttaagaaatgaaatgaaaatggcaagaaacaactgaagatgtttttctctgtttatttttatgctcctcttttccatcttgcactactgctccatccccttaatccaaatagatctcatctctaagatctatgacttggcgaattttagacaatctaaaataccatgagctacacacagtttgacTTCcccgtttgtttttttggtgggtttttttttttttttttttttttttttgtggttttttttttttttaatcattgctggagatgtaaatgcagtgcctgggtcaggtacaaattctgcattcagggaatgtgccccaatagtgtttgatcctcagcggggacaatgcatggcagcgCTCAAgaggattcctgttcccctgtgtaggagtccagactctgggtctgggctgaccagggcaaagttcccgtgtttggacaggctcaggggctgcccccggggagcagggggctgggtgcgggggcgagcgggcaacggaaaaacggacacggggacaaacggccccggagcttcagttgcagcagcagtagcggcagcagcagcagcagcggcggtagcagcagcagcggcagcagcggcagcagagAAACCAGATACTCTATCGAGTCCCActcgcatctcctctccctccccccccGTCCCGCAccctttcctgctctccctttcacggtgtccccacctctcccagtctccctctcccctgctggcctgggccatgtccccagcccgtcaccggccccgtccccgccccggttcccgttcccgtccccgtccccggccgtcccgccggggtcttgtctccgcccggctctggtcgtgctggcggtggcgctgctgggcgggcatcagtgcctggggctggggcggcatcgccgccctctggctccgcctggcccgagcccggccccggccccgacgtgggctccagtcccggccccggccccggctcctcccgggccccgcggaggacacacgcggcacggccgctcccgccgcccccgctgcggcttccccggcccgagctccgccgctcggcagcgcggccgtcggccccgagccgccgctgtcccgttccagggacagaacgcctggggagggccggcccggggcgctcggggagcgctcgggggccgctcctggccccgggccgagcgctgacagccccgtcccgcccgcagggaaggcgcaggaggaggccctgcaggagcggtaccggctgggttcgctgctgggcagcggcggcttcggcagcgtcttcgcagccacgcggctctcggacggcgccccggtgagcggcggggccggcggcgggcgcaggagaagggggcggaggaggaggaggattagcaggaggaggagggggaaggaggaggaggtggaggaggagggggagggaaggatgagggggagaagcaggaagggaaggaggatgaggaggacgggtggaggggaaggaggaggaggaggaggaggagggggaggaggagggggaggaggaggatggggctgggcagggcgggtggcgagctcagcctgctgctgctcttggcttgcaggtggccatcaaaagggtgccacggaaccgcgtccggcactggggcgagctggtgagtgagcggggccagcagcagaagccgggccgtgccggctggcgaggagccggggcccggcagggtgggagccgccaggagccctgcagggagagcgggcatgggctgagcggggcatgcagagcatcccgggctggctgaggggttccccagccctggcacagcctcagccccactgacggcatcgcgctcctcccgcagcccgacggcaccagcgcacccctggaggtcgtgctgctggacaaggtgtcctctggctgcactggtgtcattcagctcctggagtggcttgagctccctgaca is part of the Anomalospiza imberbis isolate Cuckoo-Finch-1a 21T00152 unplaced genomic scaffold, ASM3175350v1 scaffold_48, whole genome shotgun sequence genome and encodes:
- the LOC137466957 gene encoding serine/threonine-protein kinase pim-1-like — encoded protein: GIAALWLRLARARPRPRRGLQSRPRPRLLPGPAEDTRGTAAPAAPAAASPARAPPLGSAAVGPEPPLSRSRDRTPGEGRPGALGERSGAAPGPGPSADSPVPPAGKAQEEALQERYRLGSLLGSGGFGSVFAATRLSDGAPVAIKRVPRNRVRHWGELPDGTSAPLEVVLLDKVSSGCTGVIQLLEWLELPDSVVLVLERPERCQELSGFLAERRFLPEEEARGLFRQVLEAVRHCTSCGVLHRDIKPENILLDLATGQLKLIDFGCGAFLQDTA